A genomic window from Nocardioides sp. BP30 includes:
- a CDS encoding matrixin family metalloprotease: MGRWTRSTPTLMLASLVFTVGILLVVPTAVGQQFRGLIHFRQPSRILPAVPLPAEHGPYAFEQTQPGSDDPVTYNPCKRIEYVVNPAGGPPDALAFISAAVATVSRASGLAFQDDGTTADTDFEHRSAGDPVLIGFVEPGEIKGMSVESGHIGLGGSTAYDVGFGHRAYRTGMVALRSDWFDTGEVSRAEKQAVVMHELGHVLGLDHVKDPHQLMAAENTGLTTLGPGDREGLALLGRGACR; this comes from the coding sequence ATGGGTAGGTGGACCCGTTCGACGCCGACGCTGATGCTCGCCTCGCTCGTGTTCACGGTGGGCATCCTGCTGGTCGTTCCGACGGCGGTCGGCCAGCAGTTCCGGGGGTTGATCCACTTCCGTCAGCCCAGCCGGATCCTGCCGGCGGTACCGCTGCCGGCCGAGCACGGCCCCTACGCGTTCGAGCAGACCCAGCCCGGGAGCGACGATCCGGTCACGTACAACCCGTGCAAGCGGATCGAGTACGTCGTGAACCCGGCCGGCGGACCGCCCGACGCGCTCGCCTTCATCTCCGCGGCGGTGGCCACCGTCAGTCGGGCATCGGGACTGGCCTTCCAGGACGACGGCACCACCGCGGACACCGACTTCGAGCACCGCAGTGCCGGTGATCCGGTGCTGATCGGCTTCGTCGAGCCGGGCGAGATCAAGGGCATGAGCGTGGAGAGCGGTCACATCGGCCTGGGCGGCAGCACGGCGTACGACGTCGGCTTCGGCCACCGGGCCTATCGCACGGGCATGGTGGCGCTGCGCTCGGACTGGTTCGACACCGGCGAGGTGAGCCGGGCCGAGAAGCAGGCGGTGGTCATGCACGAGCTGGGCCACGTGCTCGGTCTGGACCACGTCAAGGACCCGCACCAGCTGATGGCGGCCGAGAACACCGGCCTGACCACGCTCGGGCCGGGTGACCGCGAGGGGCTCGCACTGCTCGGGCGCGGCGCCTGCCGGTGA
- a CDS encoding mismatch-specific DNA-glycosylase, producing MPRFSRAELESFRDARVPDLLPHPGQDLRLLFVGINPGLWTAATQTHFAHPVNRFYPALLAAGVITRPIDPAAGMSEKDREHLRGRGIGISNLAHRATARADELSKEELRAGAEVLTALVIERRPRVVAVAGITAYRTAFGLPKAILGRQPTTLGEAELWVVPNPSGLNAHETVASLAQAYGAAARAAGVIS from the coding sequence ATGCCCCGCTTCAGCCGTGCCGAGCTCGAGTCGTTCCGCGACGCCCGCGTGCCCGATCTCCTCCCGCACCCCGGTCAGGACCTCAGACTGCTCTTCGTCGGCATCAACCCCGGGCTGTGGACAGCCGCGACGCAGACGCATTTCGCGCACCCGGTCAACCGGTTCTATCCGGCGCTGCTGGCGGCCGGCGTCATCACGCGTCCGATCGACCCCGCTGCCGGGATGAGCGAGAAGGACCGCGAGCACCTGCGCGGTCGCGGGATCGGCATCTCCAACCTCGCCCACCGCGCCACCGCCCGTGCCGACGAGCTGAGCAAGGAGGAGCTGCGTGCCGGGGCCGAGGTCCTCACCGCCCTGGTCATCGAGCGCCGGCCCCGGGTGGTGGCGGTCGCCGGGATCACGGCGTACCGGACGGCCTTCGGCCTGCCGAAGGCGATCCTCGGCCGCCAGCCGACGACCCTCGGCGAGGCCGAGCTGTGGGTGGTGCCCAACCCGAGCGGCCTCAACGCCCACGAGACGGTCGCCTCGCTCGCCCAGGCGTACGGCGCCGCAGCCCGCGCGGCCGGCGTGATCAGCTGA
- a CDS encoding class E sortase, with amino-acid sequence MGRRRRLLLWPGLALVAAGLALLGYVAWEFWGTTWVSHRHRDQAVGALRQAWHDGDGSVRTRWGDADAIIRIPRFGASYAVPVLEGTSDAVLATGFGHFSGAVGPGQVGNYALAAHRITHGEPLRRMPDLRVGDRVIVQTRAATYTYRLTSAGDALVVPFTSTWVTAALPTNPEGGVEPAQRAGQRLLTLTTCSELFHTDNRMVAFGVLASVS; translated from the coding sequence GTGGGAAGACGTCGCCGGCTGCTGCTCTGGCCCGGACTGGCGCTGGTAGCGGCGGGGCTCGCGCTGCTGGGCTACGTGGCGTGGGAGTTCTGGGGCACGACCTGGGTCAGCCACCGGCACCGCGACCAGGCGGTCGGCGCGCTCCGTCAGGCCTGGCACGACGGGGACGGATCGGTGCGCACCCGCTGGGGCGACGCCGACGCCATCATCCGGATCCCGCGCTTCGGCGCGTCCTACGCGGTGCCGGTGCTGGAGGGCACCTCCGATGCGGTCCTGGCCACCGGCTTCGGGCACTTCAGCGGCGCCGTCGGTCCCGGCCAGGTCGGCAACTACGCGCTCGCGGCGCACCGCATCACCCACGGCGAGCCGCTGCGCCGGATGCCGGACCTGAGGGTCGGCGACCGGGTGATCGTGCAGACCAGGGCCGCCACCTACACCTACCGACTCACCAGCGCTGGGGACGCGCTGGTGGTGCCGTTCACCTCGACCTGGGTCACGGCGGCGCTGCCGACCAACCCCGAGGGCGGCGTGGAGCCGGCCCAGCGGGCCGGACAGCGCCTGCTCACGCTCACCACCTGCAGCGAGCTGTTCCACACCGACAACCGGATGGTCGCCTTCGGCGTGCTGGCGTCGGTCAGCTGA